A segment of the candidate division KSB1 bacterium genome:
GATAATTTCTATAATGTTTCCGGCAGAACGGGTAGAGCGCTAAATCTGTTTTTTAAGTTTTTTGATCTCTGTTTTTACGCTTAAGATTTGCCTTCTGTGTTGCTTAGGGGCGAGGTCCAAAAAGACCTCAAAAGCACGAATTGCTTGTTTGGATTGACGTAAACTTTTATGGCTAAAACCCTTTCGATAATAAGCCCAGAGATCCCGGTTATCAATCTTTATGACTCTATCAAAATGTTGAATTGCCTTGCTGTACTTGCCTGAGTAGAAATAACTCTCGCCTAATTTGAAATGCAGATCCTTATCCCCCGGATCTAATGTTAATGCCGATTGCAAATCTTGTTCAGCTTTAACGTAATTTCTGCGGCCATAGTGGATCATGGCCCGTTGATAGAAAGCTTCCATAGATTTAGGGTTTGTTTTTATAATGTAGCTAAAATCTTTAAGAGCTGTAGAATATTTTTTTAGATTTTTATAAGCACGGCCACGATTCAAATATGCGTTCAGGTAATCCGGGTTGATTTCAATGGCTCGATTGAAATCTTCCACAGCTTTATGATAGGCTTTCTTCTGTATTCTTTCGATACCACGATTGTGAAAGGCTTCGAAGACAATAGTGCTCTTTGCCCATTCCGGATTAAGCTGATTAACTATATCAAAATCTTGGATTGCTTCATCATAGTTTCTGTTTAAGGTGTTGATAAATCCCCTTTCAAAAAAACTGAGAGTGTAGGAAGAATCACGACTTATGGCTTCAGTAAAATCCAGGATAGCCAGATCTACTCGATCTGTTTTTGCGTAGAACTTTCCCCGGAAAACATTAGGCAAGGCTGAATGAACCTCCAGAGAAATTGCCTTTGTGAAAGCTTCTTCGGCCTCTTCATTTTTATCCCAGTTGGAAAAGATGTCTCCTTGAATAATGAAAGCAGGAAAATAGGCTTTGTTCTTTTTTGCGACCTTACTGATTGTCTTAGAAGCCTTTTTAGATTCACTTTTATTGACCTGCTCAATGGCTTTAAAAATATCCCTCGCTGTATTTTTTTTTAATTTATCCGCTTTGACGTCATCGAGTATAATTGTATACAACGATGTTATATGGTTGGATTGCCAATATCCGGAGGCCTCATTAAATTTCTCTATGGCTCGATCCAATTTTTTTTTCTTCCCTAAAGTTACACCCTCGCTTAAAATGGTTTTGGTGAGCAGCCAGATATCATCGCTGTTGTGCTCTGTCCGAAAACCGTGACAGTGGAAGTTAGAAAAAAAGCAGCTAGTAAAAGGTTGAGAATCGCTTTTATTTTCATTGCTATCCCTTGCAATTATTACTCATGACTAGAGAATCATTCAACTGACAAATCATAGAGAGATCCAAAAAAGTAAACCTCAAAAAAACGAACCTGAATGTAAAAATAATTAGAGTCCTGAGCAAGGAAAGATGGTAGTAATTTTTCTAAATTTTAAGGATCGATGAAAAAATGAAAAAAACTTGCTCTATTAAAAACGCCTATGGATACTAAATAACCAGTTAAATATTATGAACTTAAATCAGGATAGCGAATAAGAGTTTTTCTCTCATCTGCGTTTTGCCTTGATAAGGACATCGATATTTCCAGGCCTGTCGTTGACATAATAAAGGCGAATCTTACCATCATCTGTTTCACTTATTATGGCAGGAATGGAATTGGTCGTTACGTACCAACCTTCGGGAAGGATTACACTGTTTCTCGGCCGGCCAAAACTTCGATCCCAAA
Coding sequences within it:
- a CDS encoding tetratricopeptide repeat protein — protein: MDRAIEKFNEASGYWQSNHITSLYTIILDDVKADKLKKNTARDIFKAIEQVNKSESKKASKTISKVAKKNKAYFPAFIIQGDIFSNWDKNEEAEEAFTKAISLEVHSALPNVFRGKFYAKTDRVDLAILDFTEAISRDSSYTLSFFERGFINTLNRNYDEAIQDFDIVNQLNPEWAKSTIVFEAFHNRGIERIQKKAYHKAVEDFNRAIEINPDYLNAYLNRGRAYKNLKKYSTALKDFSYIIKTNPKSMEAFYQRAMIHYGRRNYVKAEQDLQSALTLDPGDKDLHFKLGESYFYSGKYSKAIQHFDRVIKIDNRDLWAYYRKGFSHKSLRQSKQAIRAFEVFLDLAPKQHRRQILSVKTEIKKLKKQI